Proteins from a genomic interval of Sulfurimonas sp. HSL3-2:
- a CDS encoding tetratricopeptide repeat protein, with translation MAQEEEIIIIQDEDAAAGTSFDQGEILSEADSEEETAKKRNKIILIASAATITLLIIIIIILLIVKSTSHKEEAKAVDYIENKLKEKPKKIIEQSQLEKIIAKANYLYVNGNKQEALNLYEQIALYSEAISQYNLGVAQLKDKQYQKALATFKKAIQNNEKVCVSAINAAVCAHHLNQKESFRYYINLALAYLPKEIDSPMYSYYYALIQYYKGNYIESLSGLEHPTSKEYVGQKQILKAKVNTLLGNYYEAIDALENPFVKENSLPLGLLYSNIGDLTLAKKHLAGSIPQNIYPIREQLSLALINIKAGKLQEASKQLNNITDMYPEEVYKPYPIKVKVKRSVFNTDVAQTSFRKNMDNENWIKYEKIFYFAPYKVFNAANTISYIRKGNANIYIDDISSAKDYLEKSRSSSTVNYGIAQAIKKALSFRLRDANKQLQALVKIQPKHSILHYNLALTYAQMGDIQKAYEHFKRSYHLDSNNYLSGIFTIMCAQIMHQNYDKFNSILKDNLANEENSEEIELYKTLLNIAHNNLMGSAKWLNHNYQDRPLYLIMDVIIANRIGKNDIAEKSAQKLSYLLPHDILPQIIYIDAKLKNSDSKEYAKETLFFMKKQNFNYEDLYFGPYITRYLYVQQALVTGTLYPLKTQLQEKINTTKESPEDMLYTLALTDLFSKDYEEAYTIFNQLIDDYKIKDSQTLFLGAVASIAAGHHANAIALLELAKLKNPENSESRFALGLLYLEQKNNKGAVIQLGHIAEVGFQSNYFTFDIDTDALFYEKEHHN, from the coding sequence ATGGCGCAAGAAGAAGAGATAATAATCATCCAAGATGAAGATGCTGCTGCCGGTACAAGCTTCGACCAGGGTGAGATCCTATCTGAAGCCGATAGTGAAGAGGAAACAGCAAAAAAAAGAAATAAGATCATTCTGATCGCAAGCGCAGCGACGATCACTCTTCTTATCATCATCATTATAATTCTTCTAATCGTCAAAAGCACTTCACACAAAGAGGAAGCTAAAGCTGTCGACTACATTGAAAACAAACTCAAAGAAAAACCGAAAAAGATCATCGAACAAAGCCAGCTGGAAAAGATCATTGCTAAAGCGAACTATCTTTACGTAAACGGCAATAAACAAGAGGCTCTAAACCTTTATGAACAGATAGCACTCTACAGCGAAGCGATATCCCAGTACAACTTAGGTGTCGCTCAGTTAAAAGACAAGCAGTACCAAAAAGCACTTGCAACGTTTAAAAAAGCGATACAAAACAATGAAAAAGTCTGCGTCAGTGCCATCAATGCAGCAGTATGTGCACACCACCTAAATCAAAAAGAGAGCTTCAGATACTACATAAACCTTGCACTTGCATATCTTCCTAAAGAGATAGATTCTCCTATGTACTCATACTACTATGCCCTTATTCAATACTATAAAGGCAACTATATCGAGTCTTTAAGCGGTCTTGAACATCCTACATCAAAAGAGTATGTAGGTCAAAAGCAGATATTAAAAGCAAAGGTGAATACTCTTCTTGGTAACTATTATGAAGCTATCGATGCTCTTGAAAATCCTTTCGTAAAAGAAAATTCTCTACCGCTAGGTCTTTTATACTCCAATATAGGAGATCTTACTCTTGCAAAAAAACACCTTGCGGGTTCTATCCCTCAAAATATCTATCCTATACGTGAACAGCTCTCTTTAGCGCTTATAAACATAAAAGCAGGAAAGTTGCAAGAAGCATCGAAACAATTAAATAATATAACTGATATGTACCCTGAAGAGGTCTATAAACCATATCCTATCAAAGTCAAGGTAAAGAGATCTGTTTTCAATACCGATGTCGCTCAGACCAGCTTTAGAAAAAATATGGATAACGAGAACTGGATAAAATATGAGAAGATCTTTTACTTTGCTCCGTATAAAGTATTTAATGCGGCAAATACTATCAGTTATATCAGAAAAGGAAATGCAAATATATATATCGACGACATCTCATCTGCAAAAGATTATCTTGAAAAAAGCAGATCTTCCTCTACAGTCAATTATGGGATAGCTCAAGCGATAAAAAAAGCATTGTCTTTTAGACTCAGAGATGCGAATAAACAGCTGCAGGCATTAGTAAAGATACAGCCAAAACACTCGATTTTGCACTATAATCTTGCACTTACATATGCACAGATGGGTGATATACAAAAGGCATATGAGCATTTTAAAAGATCATACCATTTAGACTCCAACAACTATCTTTCGGGAATATTTACTATTATGTGTGCGCAGATAATGCATCAAAACTATGATAAGTTCAACTCGATACTAAAAGACAATCTTGCAAATGAAGAGAATTCAGAAGAAATAGAGCTTTACAAGACACTATTGAATATCGCTCACAATAATCTTATGGGAAGTGCGAAATGGCTTAACCACAATTATCAGGACAGACCGCTTTATCTTATAATGGATGTTATAATCGCAAACAGAATAGGTAAAAACGATATTGCAGAAAAGTCTGCCCAAAAACTGAGCTATCTTCTGCCGCATGACATTCTTCCTCAGATCATCTATATAGATGCAAAGCTGAAAAACAGCGATAGTAAAGAGTATGCAAAAGAGACTCTGTTCTTTATGAAAAAACAGAACTTTAATTATGAAGATCTCTATTTCGGACCATATATCACAAGATATCTCTATGTGCAGCAGGCACTTGTCACAGGAACGCTTTATCCTCTTAAGACGCAACTGCAAGAAAAGATCAATACGACAAAAGAATCACCGGAGGATATGCTCTATACGCTTGCATTGACAGATCTGTTTAGTAAAGATTATGAAGAAGCGTACACGATCTTCAATCAGCTGATAGACGACTATAAGATAAAAGATTCACAAACACTCTTCTTAGGCGCAGTCGCTTCCATCGCAGCAGGGCATCATGCAAATGCGATAGCACTTCTTGAACTTGCAAAGTTGAAAAATCCTGAAAACTCAGAGAGCAGATTTGCTCTTGGATTATTGTACCTTGAACAGAAAAACAATAAGGGTGCAGTCATCCAACTGGGTCATATCGCTGAAGTCGGATTTCAATCAAACTATTTTACATTCGATATAGACACTGATGCATTATTTTATGAAAAAGAGCACCATAACTAA
- the pssA gene encoding CDP-diacylglycerol--serine O-phosphatidyltransferase, with protein MSKKKSGVIYILPNIFTASSIFAGVISIINSINGDFVTASWLIMLALIFDGLDGRVARLTNTCSRFGVEFDSLADLVAFGVAPALLLYMYAGHDYGRVGIVIAALFVIFGAIRLARFNVMTSQVEPSVFIGVPIPTAAVFVSILILLFEKYEVLHNFSYILLGLSALVSLLMVSNIRYPSFKKFNFSKRYALRLFVLLLCLALGIFIYPIEGFALIFIVYILYGLVRAGINMNKRSINIKD; from the coding sequence ATGTCCAAAAAAAAATCCGGCGTCATCTATATTCTTCCAAATATATTTACCGCTTCTAGTATCTTCGCCGGTGTCATAAGTATAATCAACTCGATCAACGGTGATTTTGTTACAGCTTCATGGCTCATAATGCTTGCCCTTATATTTGACGGTCTTGACGGCAGAGTAGCACGTCTTACGAACACATGCAGCAGATTCGGCGTAGAGTTCGATTCACTTGCCGATCTGGTCGCTTTCGGTGTTGCTCCGGCTCTCCTTTTGTATATGTATGCGGGACATGATTACGGAAGAGTCGGCATAGTCATCGCTGCACTGTTCGTCATTTTCGGGGCGATCCGTCTAGCCCGTTTTAATGTTATGACGTCTCAAGTCGAGCCTTCCGTATTTATCGGTGTTCCCATACCTACTGCTGCTGTCTTTGTTTCGATCCTTATCCTTCTTTTTGAAAAATATGAGGTATTACACAACTTTTCATACATACTTCTGGGGCTTTCTGCTCTCGTATCACTTTTGATGGTAAGCAACATAAGATATCCGAGTTTTAAAAAGTTTAATTTTTCTAAGCGGTATGCTCTTAGATTATTTGTATTGCTGTTATGTCTTGCCCTGGGAATATTTATATACCCGATAGAGGGATTTGCTCTGATATTTATAGTCTATATACTCTACGGACTCGTCAGAGCTGGGATAAATATGAATAAAAGATCTATCAATATAAAAGATTGA
- a CDS encoding phosphatidylserine decarboxylase yields the protein MNDTFVVSKAGHKHIAVAAAFFILFTLLGWGFFKLLSLLALAFFVFIYRNPEREVPYFQNGSLVSPVDGKVTAINSLDNGYEVVVKSSLFDTSILRAPFLAKVKSFHIRKGARLSTDIRKSMLLNEKLEVEFEDNKKHIVHVEHILDNSVDDITVNLHSDQEINQGKRYGVMTRGKTIIRLPITCRLSLHVGDQLRAGETLLGYVS from the coding sequence ATGAATGATACTTTTGTAGTTTCAAAAGCCGGGCACAAGCACATAGCAGTCGCTGCTGCCTTTTTCATTCTTTTTACTCTTTTAGGATGGGGATTTTTTAAACTCCTCAGCCTTCTTGCCCTTGCATTCTTTGTCTTCATATATAGAAATCCTGAACGTGAAGTCCCATATTTTCAAAACGGTTCTTTAGTGAGTCCGGTTGATGGAAAAGTCACTGCGATCAACAGTCTGGACAACGGATATGAAGTCGTAGTAAAATCTTCTTTATTCGATACTTCGATATTAAGAGCTCCATTTTTAGCAAAAGTAAAATCATTTCATATCAGAAAAGGTGCCAGACTATCTACGGATATCAGAAAGTCTATGCTTCTTAATGAAAAGCTTGAAGTCGAGTTTGAAGATAATAAAAAACATATTGTACATGTAGAACATATCTTAGATAACAGCGTAGATGATATAACTGTAAATCTGCATTCTGATCAAGAGATAAACCAAGGGAAAAGATACGGTGTCATGACAAGAGGAAAAACTATTATCAGACTTCCTATTACATGTAGACTCTCTTTACATGTAGGTGACCAATTAAGAGCCGGTGAGACTCTTTTAGGATACGTATCGTAA